Proteins co-encoded in one Haloarcula sp. DT43 genomic window:
- a CDS encoding DUF371 domain-containing protein, with amino-acid sequence MTHEEVVRASGHENVSGDHASTLEVTSDDFLTPAGDCILAIEADRVPADFDDEFVAACQDADATVTATIAAGDHSVTVTGTGHPDLTFESDRSHVLRTSDYVDDRTVLVNADAAAGDVDRDLVAALADGSEATLTLTVQSGSD; translated from the coding sequence ATGACACACGAGGAAGTGGTCCGCGCGAGCGGCCACGAGAACGTCTCCGGCGACCACGCGAGCACGCTGGAAGTGACGAGCGACGACTTCCTGACGCCCGCGGGCGACTGCATCCTCGCTATCGAGGCCGACCGCGTCCCCGCCGACTTCGACGACGAGTTTGTGGCGGCCTGTCAGGACGCCGACGCGACCGTCACGGCGACCATCGCGGCCGGCGACCACAGCGTCACCGTGACCGGGACCGGCCACCCCGACCTGACCTTCGAGAGCGACCGGAGCCACGTCCTCCGGACGAGCGACTACGTCGACGACCGGACCGTCCTGGTCAACGCCGACGCGGCGGCCGGCGACGTGGACCGGGACCTCGTCGCCGCGCTCGCCGACGGCAGTGAGGCGACGCTGACGCTGACGGTCCAGTCGGGTAGCGACTGA
- the thsA gene encoding thermosome subunit alpha, with the protein MGGQPLFILDEDAQRTHGKDAQSSNISAGKAVSESVRTTLGPRGMDKMLVSDDGDVVITNDGATILSEMDIEHPAAQMIVEVAQTQEDEVGDGTTTASVLAGELLTKAEDLLDDDVHPTTIVEGYSAAAELAQEAINEVVLDVDLDDETLVEVAESSMTGKGTGDVEAERLAEVVVDAVRHAKSDNGVRRDNIEVHAQTGAASSATELVEGVIVDETTVHDNMPTSVEDASIAVIDTELDVRESNIDAEYNVSSVDQLNAALDAEEQELSGYAEDVVESGADVAFVTEDVADRVASQLAKAGVFVADGISSSTAKDIVEATGAKRVGSLEALDEDALGHADSVDVEKQGDDEVTFITGGATAESVTIIARGSTEHVVDELERALNDALDTVIAALDAGGVVPGAGATEIAIADHIRSEAASIEGRKQLAVEAFADAVDVLPRTLAENTGLDAIDALVDLRAEHESEGIAGVISEGQTGVVGDPVEYGILDPAAVKREAVDSATEAATMIVRIDDVISSS; encoded by the coding sequence ATGGGCGGCCAGCCTCTTTTCATCCTTGATGAGGACGCCCAGCGCACACACGGAAAGGACGCACAGTCATCGAACATCTCCGCCGGAAAGGCCGTAAGCGAGTCCGTACGGACCACGCTCGGTCCCCGCGGCATGGACAAGATGCTCGTCTCCGACGACGGCGACGTGGTCATCACCAACGACGGGGCGACCATCCTCTCCGAGATGGACATCGAGCACCCCGCGGCCCAGATGATCGTCGAGGTCGCCCAGACCCAGGAGGACGAAGTGGGCGACGGGACGACGACGGCGTCCGTGCTGGCCGGGGAACTGCTGACGAAAGCCGAGGACCTGCTCGACGACGACGTCCACCCGACGACAATCGTCGAGGGGTACTCCGCCGCCGCGGAACTCGCACAGGAGGCCATCAACGAGGTCGTCCTCGACGTGGACCTCGACGACGAGACGCTGGTCGAGGTCGCCGAGTCCTCGATGACCGGCAAGGGCACCGGCGACGTCGAGGCCGAGCGCCTCGCCGAAGTCGTCGTCGACGCCGTCCGCCACGCCAAGAGCGACAACGGCGTCCGTCGGGACAACATCGAGGTCCACGCCCAGACGGGCGCGGCCTCCTCCGCGACGGAGCTCGTCGAGGGCGTCATCGTCGACGAGACGACCGTCCACGACAACATGCCGACCTCGGTCGAGGACGCGTCCATCGCGGTCATCGACACCGAGCTCGACGTCCGCGAGAGCAACATCGACGCCGAGTACAACGTCTCCAGCGTCGACCAGCTCAACGCCGCCCTCGACGCCGAGGAGCAGGAGCTGTCGGGCTACGCCGAGGACGTCGTCGAGAGCGGCGCTGACGTCGCCTTCGTCACCGAGGACGTCGCCGACCGCGTCGCCTCCCAGCTCGCCAAGGCGGGTGTCTTCGTCGCCGACGGCATCAGCTCCTCGACCGCCAAGGACATCGTCGAGGCCACCGGCGCGAAGCGCGTCGGCTCGCTCGAAGCCCTCGACGAGGACGCGCTCGGCCACGCCGACAGCGTCGACGTCGAGAAACAGGGCGACGACGAAGTGACGTTCATCACCGGCGGCGCGACCGCCGAGTCCGTCACCATCATCGCTCGCGGCTCCACCGAACACGTCGTCGACGAGCTCGAACGCGCACTCAACGACGCGCTCGACACCGTCATCGCCGCGCTCGACGCCGGCGGCGTGGTCCCCGGCGCAGGCGCGACCGAAATCGCCATCGCCGACCACATCCGCTCGGAAGCGGCGTCCATCGAGGGCCGCAAGCAGCTCGCCGTCGAGGCGTTCGCCGACGCCGTCGACGTGCTGCCCCGCACGCTCGCGGAGAACACGGGCCTCGACGCCATCGACGCGCTCGTCGACCTCCGCGCCGAACACGAGAGCGAGGGCATCGCCGGCGTCATCAGCGAGGGACAGACCGGCGTCGTCGGTGACCCCGTCGAGTACGGCATCCTCGACCCCGCCGCCGTCAAGCGCGAGGCCGTCGACTCCGCCACCGAGGCGGCGACGATGATCGTCCGCATTGACGACGTCATCTCGTCGAGCTAG
- a CDS encoding amidohydrolase family protein — MLELEHGFRVVDVHARLEPDEQRRPQEGMGDPERLEREMHQAGVVRSVVFPGEREGSYLKANNAVARMTVERPLVAFARVNGARDPGSGPGSTLRNLASSRTETHTSPADIEQYAYDDRFYGFKLHPPTDGLPDEDVLAELESVSLPVIVHGGEAFPPEAVAESLLTYDFPVVLSHFGAHPLRRDLMEQAIDLLETHDQLHLDTSAVRYRRPMERAILEHPDRVLFGSGVPGVHPNVAVMEILTLDVPEDAMRKVFSNNPSRVIEALAP, encoded by the coding sequence ATGCTGGAGCTGGAGCACGGGTTCCGCGTCGTCGACGTACACGCGCGCTTAGAGCCCGACGAACAGCGCCGACCCCAGGAGGGAATGGGCGACCCGGAACGGCTCGAACGGGAGATGCATCAGGCGGGCGTGGTCCGCTCCGTCGTCTTCCCCGGCGAGCGCGAGGGCTCGTATCTCAAGGCGAACAACGCCGTCGCCCGGATGACCGTCGAGCGGCCGCTGGTCGCCTTCGCCAGGGTCAACGGCGCACGCGACCCGGGGAGCGGTCCCGGGTCGACCCTCCGGAACCTCGCGAGCAGTCGCACGGAGACCCACACCTCGCCGGCTGACATCGAGCAGTACGCCTACGACGACCGCTTCTACGGCTTCAAGCTCCACCCGCCGACCGACGGACTGCCCGACGAGGACGTGCTTGCGGAACTGGAGTCGGTTTCGCTGCCCGTCATCGTCCACGGCGGCGAGGCGTTCCCGCCCGAAGCCGTCGCCGAGTCGCTACTGACGTACGACTTCCCGGTCGTCCTCTCGCATTTCGGCGCGCACCCGCTCCGGCGGGACCTGATGGAACAGGCTATCGACCTGCTCGAAACGCACGACCAGTTGCACCTCGACACCAGCGCGGTCCGCTATCGCCGACCCATGGAGCGGGCGATACTGGAACATCCAGACCGGGTTCTGTTCGGGAGCGGCGTTCCCGGCGTTCACCCGAACGTGGCCGTGATGGAGATTCTGACGCTCGACGTGCCAGAAGACGCGATGCGCAAGGTGTTCTCGAACAACCCCAGCCGGGTCATCGAGGCGCTGGCTCCCTGA
- a CDS encoding glycosyltransferase family 2 protein, with protein sequence MDISVVVPTLNGREELAGCLDALTEQVPDAEIIVVNGPSADGTTGMVRDRNDVSVLVEIADRSVTVARNAGLDRATGDVVALVHQSLSVESGWADAVKRGLSGAARAITGPTHQQLRTGMTTETEETRTIAGRDVTYFNPGNVAFDADVLEALDGFDEYLNVGSARDFAHRMAAGDYGVAWSTEMCVSREFEADGGIAETDWNWKYRSLAYRLVKNYNLRPTVLRRLFSHAVGDAKNALLDVVRGETTPSQWLGNGQDVFGGVGAGVVDGVRARVTDRTPRRNPNGRSARADRAVTVYDWR encoded by the coding sequence ATGGATATCTCGGTAGTGGTCCCGACGTTGAACGGCCGGGAGGAACTGGCCGGCTGTCTGGACGCACTCACCGAGCAGGTCCCGGACGCGGAAATCATCGTCGTCAACGGCCCCTCGGCCGACGGTACGACCGGGATGGTCCGTGACCGGAACGACGTGTCCGTGCTCGTCGAAATCGCCGACCGCTCGGTCACGGTCGCCCGCAACGCCGGACTCGACCGGGCGACGGGGGACGTCGTCGCGCTCGTCCACCAGTCGCTCTCGGTCGAGTCCGGCTGGGCCGACGCGGTCAAGCGCGGGCTCTCGGGGGCCGCCCGGGCGATTACCGGGCCGACACACCAGCAGCTGCGGACCGGGATGACGACCGAGACGGAGGAGACGCGGACGATAGCCGGCCGCGACGTGACGTACTTCAACCCCGGGAACGTCGCCTTCGACGCCGACGTGCTGGAGGCCCTGGACGGGTTCGACGAGTACCTGAACGTCGGCAGCGCCCGGGACTTCGCACACCGGATGGCCGCCGGCGACTACGGCGTCGCCTGGAGCACGGAGATGTGCGTCAGCCGCGAGTTCGAGGCCGACGGCGGCATCGCGGAGACCGACTGGAACTGGAAGTACCGCTCGCTGGCCTATCGGCTGGTGAAGAACTACAACCTCCGGCCGACCGTCCTGCGCCGGCTCTTCAGCCACGCGGTGGGCGACGCCAAGAACGCGCTGCTAGACGTCGTTCGGGGGGAGACGACGCCGTCCCAGTGGCTCGGGAACGGGCAGGACGTGTTCGGCGGCGTCGGGGCCGGAGTCGTCGACGGCGTACGGGCGCGCGTGACCGACCGGACGCCACGGCGGAACCCGAACGGGCGCTCCGCGCGCGCGGACCGCGCGGTAACCGTCTACGACTGGCGGTAG
- a CDS encoding class I SAM-dependent methyltransferase gives MKGQEWYQADTVAEEYEAKRFSRGGRLIDRREKQAVLDAIGPVADKDVLEVACGTGRFTVMLAERGANITGLDISGPMLQQGREKAQATGVDDHVEFMRGDAARLPFPDDHFDTVFAMRFFHLADTPAAFLAEMRRVSKEQVFFDTFNRFSTRSIYNWALPMGSRLYSRWEIDRLLDGAGLELTDANHDWLLPYGFYRKIPNELAASFRSIDTALGGTPLGEKMASVSYWNTHV, from the coding sequence GTGAAAGGGCAGGAGTGGTATCAGGCCGACACCGTGGCCGAAGAGTACGAGGCCAAGCGGTTCTCCCGCGGCGGTCGGCTGATTGACCGACGCGAGAAGCAGGCCGTCCTCGACGCCATCGGTCCCGTGGCCGACAAGGACGTGCTTGAGGTAGCCTGCGGCACGGGACGGTTCACCGTGATGCTGGCCGAGCGCGGCGCGAACATCACTGGCCTGGACATCTCGGGCCCGATGCTCCAGCAGGGCCGCGAGAAGGCACAGGCGACCGGCGTCGACGACCACGTCGAGTTCATGCGGGGCGACGCGGCGCGGCTCCCGTTCCCCGACGACCATTTCGACACCGTGTTTGCGATGCGCTTTTTCCACCTTGCGGACACGCCCGCGGCGTTCCTCGCGGAGATGCGCCGCGTCTCGAAGGAACAGGTCTTCTTCGATACGTTCAACCGGTTTTCGACCCGGTCGATATACAACTGGGCGCTCCCGATGGGGTCGCGGCTCTACTCGCGCTGGGAGATCGACCGACTGCTGGACGGTGCCGGGCTGGAACTGACCGACGCGAACCACGACTGGCTGCTTCCCTACGGCTTCTACCGGAAGATTCCGAACGAACTGGCGGCCTCCTTCCGGTCCATCGACACGGCGCTTGGTGGGACGCCCCTCGGCGAGAAGATGGCCTCGGTGTCGTACTGGAACACCCACGTGTAG
- a CDS encoding MarR family transcriptional regulator, which yields MSALTENAAPAPFTDEEFRDTLRELPPSAKLVAKVLEDDAPLSQGELAENSLLPDRTVRYALNRLEESDLVDSRYSFTDARKQVYFLTV from the coding sequence ATGAGCGCATTAACTGAAAACGCTGCACCAGCACCTTTCACCGACGAGGAGTTCCGCGACACCCTGCGTGAGCTCCCGCCGAGCGCGAAGCTCGTGGCGAAGGTGCTGGAAGACGACGCGCCGTTGTCACAGGGCGAACTGGCCGAGAACTCACTGCTCCCCGACCGGACCGTCAGGTACGCACTGAACCGGCTGGAGGAGTCCGACCTGGTCGACTCCCGGTACAGCTTCACCGACGCGCGCAAACAGGTTTATTTCCTCACGGTCTGA
- a CDS encoding MBL fold metallo-hydrolase codes for MDWQRADVPVPTRAPTGTTAAYVCGDETALLVDPADTDDALDTLLSDRTIDHIALTHHHPDHAGAVAHYAGETDATVWARRGRAADFEAATGVTPDRLFAEGTTIPTDAGPVTVLDTPGHAPEHVAFATDRAVVSGDLAVAEGSVVVGAPEGDVRAYLASLRRLHARRPDVLLPGHGPRVETPRATCRRLIGHRLARERRVRDAVEDGAATLDEILDAAYEKDLDGVRDLARATVLAHLEKLAVEGAVSWDGDRAVPNPAE; via the coding sequence ATGGACTGGCAGCGGGCCGACGTGCCCGTCCCGACACGGGCACCGACCGGCACCACGGCAGCGTACGTTTGCGGCGACGAAACGGCTCTTCTCGTAGACCCCGCGGATACCGACGATGCGCTGGATACCCTTCTCAGTGACCGCACCATCGACCACATCGCGCTCACGCACCACCACCCCGACCACGCCGGTGCCGTCGCCCACTACGCCGGGGAGACGGACGCGACGGTCTGGGCGCGCCGGGGCCGAGCGGCCGACTTCGAGGCCGCGACCGGCGTCACCCCCGACAGGCTGTTCGCCGAGGGGACGACGATTCCGACCGACGCAGGTCCCGTGACCGTCCTCGACACACCGGGCCACGCCCCGGAGCACGTCGCCTTCGCGACCGACAGGGCCGTCGTCTCCGGCGACCTCGCCGTCGCCGAGGGCAGCGTCGTCGTCGGCGCGCCGGAGGGCGACGTGCGGGCCTACCTCGCGTCGCTGCGCCGCCTCCACGCCAGACGCCCCGACGTGCTGTTGCCGGGTCACGGTCCCCGAGTCGAGACCCCCAGAGCGACCTGCCGACGGCTCATCGGTCACCGACTGGCGCGCGAGCGACGCGTCCGTGATGCCGTCGAAGACGGTGCCGCCACGCTGGACGAAATTCTCGACGCCGCCTACGAGAAGGACCTCGACGGCGTGCGCGACCTGGCCCGCGCGACAGTGTTGGCTCACCTCGAGAAACTCGCCGTCGAAGGCGCGGTCTCGTGGGACGGCGACCGGGCCGTGCCGAACCCGGCGGAGTGA
- a CDS encoding YkgJ family cysteine cluster protein encodes MDSLETELERARALDEAALADAIETIGFECTRCGACCKAESACGESADASDQSDGTEAEPHTATVFPDEIRQLQAAGEYDFRDVARPMPYGLADGPDGPEGETFEWALQTDDCGDCTFYAEGDDGTGACTVHGDRPLICRTYPFSVALGGTSQPMGEAVDEEGMVRAHECEGLGRDIDRDDAEELATALKERAVRELEEAIGVRDNYRPVDPSAGQVVVHDSEGAKRPDGSPYE; translated from the coding sequence GTGGACTCCCTGGAAACCGAACTCGAACGGGCGCGTGCCCTCGACGAGGCGGCCCTGGCCGACGCTATCGAGACCATCGGGTTCGAGTGCACCCGCTGTGGCGCTTGCTGTAAGGCCGAGTCGGCGTGTGGTGAGAGCGCCGACGCCAGCGACCAGTCCGACGGGACCGAGGCCGAACCCCACACCGCCACGGTGTTCCCCGACGAAATCCGGCAGCTACAGGCGGCCGGGGAGTACGACTTTCGTGACGTGGCGCGGCCGATGCCGTACGGCTTGGCCGACGGTCCGGACGGTCCCGAGGGCGAGACCTTCGAGTGGGCGCTCCAGACCGACGACTGCGGGGACTGTACTTTCTACGCCGAGGGCGACGACGGCACGGGGGCCTGTACGGTCCACGGCGACCGCCCGCTCATCTGCCGGACCTACCCGTTCAGCGTCGCGCTCGGCGGGACGAGCCAGCCGATGGGCGAGGCGGTCGACGAGGAGGGGATGGTCCGAGCACACGAGTGCGAGGGGCTCGGCCGGGACATCGACAGAGATGACGCCGAAGAACTGGCCACGGCGCTGAAAGAACGCGCCGTTCGAGAACTCGAAGAGGCCATCGGCGTCCGCGACAACTACCGGCCCGTCGACCCGTCGGCGGGACAGGTCGTCGTCCACGACTCGGAGGGGGCAAAGCGCCCCGACGGCAGTCCATACGAGTGA
- a CDS encoding TRAM domain-containing protein translates to MEISDQLLCLFSADIRDEGDRYVVEVPRREVETGAVESGGTYRVALIAADEGTETDEETVSETPPDQPQPPVEPGETRYVEIEDIGKQGDGIARVERGYVIIVPGAEIGDRVKIEVTEVKSNFAVGEVIDDV, encoded by the coding sequence TTGGAAATCTCGGATCAACTGCTGTGTCTGTTCAGTGCCGATATCCGCGACGAGGGGGACCGGTACGTCGTGGAGGTCCCGCGTCGAGAGGTCGAGACGGGCGCAGTCGAGTCGGGCGGCACCTACCGCGTCGCGCTCATCGCCGCCGACGAGGGGACGGAGACCGACGAGGAGACGGTGTCAGAGACGCCGCCGGACCAGCCACAGCCGCCGGTCGAACCGGGTGAGACGCGCTACGTCGAAATCGAGGACATCGGGAAGCAGGGCGACGGCATCGCCCGCGTCGAGCGCGGCTACGTCATCATCGTTCCCGGGGCCGAAATCGGCGACCGGGTCAAGATAGAGGTCACCGAGGTCAAGTCGAACTTCGCGGTCGGCGAGGTCATCGACGACGTCTGA
- a CDS encoding DUF7123 family protein encodes MSATAQAPDSPLSDKQRRILEYLRSNADDQTYFKSRLIGDELGLSAKEVGTNMTAIADGDHDVAVEKWGYSSSTTWMVEA; translated from the coding sequence ATGAGCGCCACCGCACAAGCCCCCGACAGCCCCCTCTCGGACAAGCAGCGACGGATTCTGGAGTATCTCCGTTCCAACGCCGACGACCAGACGTACTTCAAATCCCGGCTCATCGGCGACGAACTCGGACTCTCGGCGAAGGAAGTCGGGACGAACATGACGGCCATCGCCGACGGCGACCACGACGTGGCCGTCGAGAAGTGGGGGTACTCGTCTTCGACGACCTGGATGGTCGAGGCCTGA
- a CDS encoding PAS domain S-box protein, which translates to MGEAGSPIRVLHVDDDLQYAETTAAFLERERAAFDIETATSASEGLARLDSATFDCVVSDYEMPGESGIAFLESVREEYPDLPFILYTGRGSEAVAGDAVSAGVTDYLQKTSDTSHYALLANRIANAVQQYRSQRALEESTDRLSLFIEQSPLGFVEYDPEFEIVRVNDTLTEIFGYAEDELLGETWEVFVSPESYDDVDAVTSALSEASGGYHSIDENVRKDGERIMVEWHNRLVTDDTGDVVTIFSHCQEVTERIERERNLAQLQDFFAEAEELGDLGAWEFDETGVSTWTEGTRRIHEVGDDFDPTVEDGLSFYHPEDRERVADAVEAALEDGDPYDVQARLITATGECRWVRSRGKRIEDAEHRTVRGFIQDITEQMERERRLRLQNERLESFASVVSHDLQGPLTVAQGHLELARQEETDDHLDSVDSAHQRMQTLIDDILTLARDGREATTTEPVDLHTAATACWQTVETGDATLETDTESVVVADPRRLRRLLENLFRNSVAHGSLPSQVDESVDRSSTPPQSDAVVERGDGVTVTVGDLDDGSGFYVADDGPGVPEDERDAVFEAGYSTASDGTGFGLAIVADIAAVHGWEVSVTDSESGGARFEITGVSTGP; encoded by the coding sequence ATGGGAGAGGCTGGGTCCCCGATTCGAGTGCTCCACGTCGACGACGACCTGCAGTACGCGGAGACGACGGCGGCGTTTCTCGAACGAGAGCGGGCCGCGTTCGATATCGAGACCGCGACGAGCGCGTCGGAGGGGCTGGCACGGCTCGACTCGGCGACGTTCGACTGCGTCGTCTCGGACTACGAGATGCCCGGCGAGAGCGGTATCGCGTTCCTCGAATCCGTCCGCGAGGAGTACCCGGACCTCCCGTTCATCCTGTACACGGGCCGGGGCAGCGAAGCGGTCGCCGGCGACGCCGTCTCCGCCGGCGTCACCGACTACCTGCAGAAGACGTCCGACACCAGTCACTACGCACTCCTGGCCAACCGCATCGCCAACGCCGTCCAGCAGTACCGGTCACAGCGCGCCCTCGAAGAGAGCACGGACCGGCTGTCGCTGTTTATCGAACAGTCGCCGCTGGGCTTTGTCGAGTACGACCCGGAGTTCGAAATCGTCCGGGTCAACGACACTCTCACAGAGATATTCGGCTACGCCGAGGACGAACTGCTCGGGGAGACGTGGGAGGTGTTCGTGAGTCCGGAGAGCTACGACGACGTCGACGCGGTCACCTCCGCCCTCAGCGAGGCCAGCGGCGGCTACCACAGCATCGACGAGAACGTCCGGAAGGACGGCGAGCGTATCATGGTCGAGTGGCACAACCGCCTCGTCACCGACGACACGGGCGACGTCGTCACTATCTTCTCGCACTGTCAGGAGGTCACCGAGCGCATCGAGCGCGAGCGGAACCTCGCGCAGCTGCAGGACTTCTTCGCCGAGGCGGAGGAACTTGGCGACCTCGGAGCCTGGGAGTTCGACGAGACCGGCGTCTCGACCTGGACGGAGGGGACCCGTCGCATCCACGAGGTCGGCGACGACTTCGACCCGACGGTCGAGGACGGGCTGTCGTTTTACCACCCCGAAGACAGGGAGCGGGTCGCGGACGCCGTCGAGGCGGCCCTCGAAGACGGCGACCCCTACGACGTACAGGCCAGGCTCATCACCGCCACCGGCGAGTGCCGATGGGTCCGGTCCCGCGGGAAGCGAATCGAGGACGCGGAGCACCGCACGGTCCGGGGGTTCATCCAGGACATCACCGAACAGATGGAGCGCGAACGCAGGCTCCGCCTCCAGAACGAGCGCCTCGAATCCTTCGCCAGCGTCGTCAGCCACGACCTCCAGGGGCCGCTGACGGTCGCGCAGGGCCACCTGGAACTGGCCCGCCAGGAGGAGACCGACGACCACCTCGACAGCGTCGACAGCGCCCACCAGCGGATGCAGACGCTCATCGACGACATCCTGACGCTCGCACGCGACGGCCGCGAGGCGACGACCACCGAGCCGGTCGACCTACACACCGCCGCGACCGCGTGTTGGCAGACCGTCGAAACCGGGGACGCGACCCTGGAGACCGACACCGAGAGCGTCGTCGTCGCGGACCCCCGACGGCTGCGTCGCCTGCTTGAGAACCTGTTCCGGAACAGCGTCGCACACGGGTCCCTCCCGTCGCAGGTGGACGAGAGCGTGGACCGCAGTTCCACGCCGCCCCAGTCAGACGCCGTCGTCGAGCGCGGCGACGGCGTGACGGTCACCGTCGGCGATCTCGACGACGGCAGCGGGTTCTACGTCGCCGACGACGGGCCAGGCGTCCCCGAGGACGAGCGGGACGCGGTGTTCGAAGCCGGCTACTCGACCGCATCCGACGGCACCGGCTTCGGCCTCGCAATCGTCGCCGACATCGCCGCCGTCCACGGGTGGGAGGTGAGCGTGACCGACAGCGAGTCGGGCGGGGCCAGGTTCGAGATAACGGGCGTCAGTACCGGTCCCTAG
- a CDS encoding winged helix-turn-helix transcriptional regulator has product MTREGDVDEDKRATLRRFAALGAASPFARFADDGSESDAPDAIAGYVSAHPGTHFSKLRDDLKLGTGEAQHHLHRLETEGVVASQKDGDYRRYFPAGQFSEFEQVALGYLRRSTARGMLVTLLRHPDVTASELASELDVSRPTVSKYAADLEAAGLLSREDGYAVTEPETVLTLLIRYADSFGDDVAALAGEADSLLRYDP; this is encoded by the coding sequence ATGACGCGTGAGGGCGACGTAGACGAGGACAAGCGGGCGACGCTCCGTCGCTTCGCCGCCCTCGGTGCCGCCAGCCCCTTCGCCCGGTTCGCCGACGACGGGAGCGAGAGTGACGCGCCCGACGCCATCGCCGGGTACGTCTCGGCCCACCCCGGAACGCACTTCTCGAAGCTCCGTGACGACCTCAAACTCGGGACCGGCGAGGCCCAGCACCACCTCCACCGGCTGGAGACCGAGGGCGTCGTCGCCTCACAGAAGGACGGCGACTACCGGCGGTACTTCCCGGCCGGCCAGTTCTCCGAGTTCGAGCAGGTGGCGCTTGGCTACCTGCGTCGCTCGACCGCCCGCGGGATGCTGGTCACGCTCCTGCGACACCCGGACGTGACGGCCTCGGAACTGGCGAGCGAACTGGACGTCTCGCGGCCGACGGTGAGCAAGTACGCCGCCGACCTGGAGGCGGCCGGCCTCCTCTCCCGGGAGGACGGGTACGCGGTCACCGAGCCAGAGACCGTGCTGACGCTGCTCATCCGGTACGCCGACTCGTTCGGTGACGACGTCGCCGCCTTGGCCGGCGAGGCCGACTCACTACTGCGGTACGACCCGTGA
- a CDS encoding SPFH domain-containing protein: MFPATPLQGLGGLIGFVTVIFLLLAIALVYSSVVIIRPYQKGAYTVLGTYRGVLDQGIHFIYPFVSDVTRFDMRTQTLDVPRQEAITRDNSPVTADAVVYIKVMDPKKAFLEVDNYERAVSNLAQTTLRAVLGDMELDDTLNKRGEINARIRKELDEPTDEWGVRVESVEVREVNPSKDVQQAMEQQTSAERKRRAMILEAQGERRSAIETAEGDKQSNIIRAQGEKQSQILEAQGDAISTVLRAKSAESMGERAVIDKGMETLAEIGQGESTKFILPQELTSLVGRYGKHLQGSDVKENGHSLEALDFDDETREMLGLDDIEEILGQIDEEAQVDVEAMEEEAQKIKHGEDSGVDNADDVIEEMDAEFEGGSQTDVAGGPDDTAQPSEVDKDSQS; the protein is encoded by the coding sequence ATGTTCCCCGCGACACCGCTGCAAGGTCTGGGAGGACTCATCGGCTTCGTCACGGTGATTTTCCTCCTGTTGGCTATCGCGCTCGTCTATTCGAGCGTCGTAATCATCCGCCCGTACCAGAAGGGTGCCTACACGGTCCTCGGCACCTATCGCGGCGTCCTCGACCAGGGGATTCACTTCATCTACCCCTTCGTCTCGGACGTGACGCGGTTCGACATGCGTACCCAGACGCTCGACGTGCCGCGACAGGAGGCCATCACCCGCGACAACTCGCCGGTGACCGCCGACGCCGTCGTCTACATCAAGGTGATGGACCCGAAGAAGGCCTTCCTCGAAGTCGACAACTACGAGCGCGCCGTCTCCAACCTCGCCCAGACCACCCTCCGCGCCGTCCTGGGCGACATGGAACTGGACGACACGCTCAACAAGCGCGGCGAAATCAACGCCCGCATCCGCAAGGAACTGGACGAACCCACCGACGAGTGGGGCGTCCGCGTCGAGAGCGTCGAGGTCCGCGAGGTCAACCCCTCGAAGGACGTCCAGCAGGCCATGGAGCAACAGACCTCCGCCGAGCGGAAACGCCGCGCCATGATTCTGGAAGCCCAGGGTGAGCGGCGCTCCGCCATCGAGACGGCGGAAGGTGACAAGCAGTCCAACATCATCCGCGCCCAGGGTGAGAAACAGAGCCAGATTCTGGAGGCGCAGGGTGACGCCATCTCGACGGTCCTGCGCGCCAAATCCGCCGAGTCGATGGGCGAGCGCGCCGTCATCGACAAGGGGATGGAGACGCTGGCCGAAATCGGCCAGGGCGAGTCGACGAAGTTCATCCTCCCGCAGGAACTCACGTCGCTCGTGGGCCGCTACGGCAAGCACCTCCAGGGCTCGGATGTGAAGGAGAACGGCCACTCGCTGGAGGCGCTCGACTTCGACGACGAGACCCGCGAGATGCTCGGTCTGGACGACATCGAGGAGATACTCGGCCAGATAGACGAGGAGGCGCAGGTCGACGTCGAAGCCATGGAAGAGGAAGCCCAGAAGATAAAACACGGCGAGGACTCCGGCGTCGACAACGCCGACGACGTCATCGAGGAGATGGACGCCGAGTTCGAGGGCGGGTCACAGACGGACGTGGCCGGCGGCCCCGACGACACGGCCCAGCCTTCCGAGGTCGACAAGGACAGTCAGTCCTGA